In Mustela erminea isolate mMusErm1 chromosome 15, mMusErm1.Pri, whole genome shotgun sequence, the following proteins share a genomic window:
- the CCDC70 gene encoding coiled-coil domain-containing protein 70 isoform X3 yields MGFDQLTWTWPMALSSIMATAPFWLTKKMFPFKVSKWMGLACFRSMVCSSPNIRQKKLIYKLQEEKAFREEMNIFREKIEDFREEMWNFRGKIRAFRGQILGFWEEERPFWEEEKTFWKEEKKFWEIERSFREEEEIFWKKYRTFWKEDKAFWKEDNVLWERDRNLLQEDKALWEEEKALWVEERALLEEEKALWEDKKSLWEEENALWEEEKAFWVEGGGHIAEEQIPEDGHYNADGGPQPPAFSRGRA; encoded by the exons ATGG GGTTTGACCAGCTGACCTGGACCTGGCCAATGGCCCTGTCCTCCATCATGGCCACCGCACCATTCTGGCTCACTAAGAAGATGTTTCCCTTCAAGGTGAGCAAATGGATGGGGCTTGCTTGTTTCCGGTCAATGGTGTGCTCCTCACCCAACATTCGCCAGAAGAAACTAATCTACAAACTGCAGGAGGAAAAGGCTTTTCGGGAAGAGATGAACATTTTTCGTGAGAAAATAGAAGACTTCAGAGAAGAGATGTGGAATTTCCGAGGCAAGATCCGTGCTTTCCGGGGTCAGATCTTAGGTTTTTGGGAAGAGGAGCGACCTttctgggaagaagagaaaaccttctggaaagaggaaaaaaaattctgggaaatAGAAAGATCTTTCcgagaagaagaggaaatcttTTGGAAAAAGTACCGTACCTTTTGGAAGGAGGATAAGGCCTTTTGGAAAGAGGACAATGTCTTATGGGAAAGAGACCGGAACCTTCTTCAGGAGGACAAGGCCctgtgggaggaagagaaagcccTGTGGGTAGAGGAAAGAGCTCTTCTTGAGGAGGAGAAGGCCCTGTGGGAGGATAAAAAGTCCCTCTGGGAGGAAGAGAATGCcctctgggaggaggagaaagcattCTGGGTAGAAGGTGGTGGCCATATTGCCGAGGAGCAGATACCTGAAGACGGGCACTATAACGCCGATGGAGGGCCACAACCACCAGCCTTCTCCCGAGGCAGAGCTTGA
- the CCDC70 gene encoding coiled-coil domain-containing protein 70 isoform X1, which translates to MGKFFFSLVLKVSYPSWPSLPWFDQLTWTWPMALSSIMATAPFWLTKKMFPFKVSKWMGLACFRSMVCSSPNIRQKKLIYKLQEEKAFREEMNIFREKIEDFREEMWNFRGKIRAFRGQILGFWEEERPFWEEEKTFWKEEKKFWEIERSFREEEEIFWKKYRTFWKEDKAFWKEDNVLWERDRNLLQEDKALWEEEKALWVEERALLEEEKALWEDKKSLWEEENALWEEEKAFWVEGGGHIAEEQIPEDGHYNADGGPQPPAFSRGRA; encoded by the exons ATGGGcaagttttttttctctctagtccTTAAAGTCTCCTACCCATCCTGGCCCTCCCTACCCT GGTTTGACCAGCTGACCTGGACCTGGCCAATGGCCCTGTCCTCCATCATGGCCACCGCACCATTCTGGCTCACTAAGAAGATGTTTCCCTTCAAGGTGAGCAAATGGATGGGGCTTGCTTGTTTCCGGTCAATGGTGTGCTCCTCACCCAACATTCGCCAGAAGAAACTAATCTACAAACTGCAGGAGGAAAAGGCTTTTCGGGAAGAGATGAACATTTTTCGTGAGAAAATAGAAGACTTCAGAGAAGAGATGTGGAATTTCCGAGGCAAGATCCGTGCTTTCCGGGGTCAGATCTTAGGTTTTTGGGAAGAGGAGCGACCTttctgggaagaagagaaaaccttctggaaagaggaaaaaaaattctgggaaatAGAAAGATCTTTCcgagaagaagaggaaatcttTTGGAAAAAGTACCGTACCTTTTGGAAGGAGGATAAGGCCTTTTGGAAAGAGGACAATGTCTTATGGGAAAGAGACCGGAACCTTCTTCAGGAGGACAAGGCCctgtgggaggaagagaaagcccTGTGGGTAGAGGAAAGAGCTCTTCTTGAGGAGGAGAAGGCCCTGTGGGAGGATAAAAAGTCCCTCTGGGAGGAAGAGAATGCcctctgggaggaggagaaagcattCTGGGTAGAAGGTGGTGGCCATATTGCCGAGGAGCAGATACCTGAAGACGGGCACTATAACGCCGATGGAGGGCCACAACCACCAGCCTTCTCCCGAGGCAGAGCTTGA
- the CCDC70 gene encoding coiled-coil domain-containing protein 70 isoform X2, translating into MFLYLWFDQLTWTWPMALSSIMATAPFWLTKKMFPFKVSKWMGLACFRSMVCSSPNIRQKKLIYKLQEEKAFREEMNIFREKIEDFREEMWNFRGKIRAFRGQILGFWEEERPFWEEEKTFWKEEKKFWEIERSFREEEEIFWKKYRTFWKEDKAFWKEDNVLWERDRNLLQEDKALWEEEKALWVEERALLEEEKALWEDKKSLWEEENALWEEEKAFWVEGGGHIAEEQIPEDGHYNADGGPQPPAFSRGRA; encoded by the exons ATGTTTTTATATCTCT GGTTTGACCAGCTGACCTGGACCTGGCCAATGGCCCTGTCCTCCATCATGGCCACCGCACCATTCTGGCTCACTAAGAAGATGTTTCCCTTCAAGGTGAGCAAATGGATGGGGCTTGCTTGTTTCCGGTCAATGGTGTGCTCCTCACCCAACATTCGCCAGAAGAAACTAATCTACAAACTGCAGGAGGAAAAGGCTTTTCGGGAAGAGATGAACATTTTTCGTGAGAAAATAGAAGACTTCAGAGAAGAGATGTGGAATTTCCGAGGCAAGATCCGTGCTTTCCGGGGTCAGATCTTAGGTTTTTGGGAAGAGGAGCGACCTttctgggaagaagagaaaaccttctggaaagaggaaaaaaaattctgggaaatAGAAAGATCTTTCcgagaagaagaggaaatcttTTGGAAAAAGTACCGTACCTTTTGGAAGGAGGATAAGGCCTTTTGGAAAGAGGACAATGTCTTATGGGAAAGAGACCGGAACCTTCTTCAGGAGGACAAGGCCctgtgggaggaagagaaagcccTGTGGGTAGAGGAAAGAGCTCTTCTTGAGGAGGAGAAGGCCCTGTGGGAGGATAAAAAGTCCCTCTGGGAGGAAGAGAATGCcctctgggaggaggagaaagcattCTGGGTAGAAGGTGGTGGCCATATTGCCGAGGAGCAGATACCTGAAGACGGGCACTATAACGCCGATGGAGGGCCACAACCACCAGCCTTCTCCCGAGGCAGAGCTTGA
- the CCDC70 gene encoding coiled-coil domain-containing protein 70 isoform X4 has protein sequence MALSSIMATAPFWLTKKMFPFKVSKWMGLACFRSMVCSSPNIRQKKLIYKLQEEKAFREEMNIFREKIEDFREEMWNFRGKIRAFRGQILGFWEEERPFWEEEKTFWKEEKKFWEIERSFREEEEIFWKKYRTFWKEDKAFWKEDNVLWERDRNLLQEDKALWEEEKALWVEERALLEEEKALWEDKKSLWEEENALWEEEKAFWVEGGGHIAEEQIPEDGHYNADGGPQPPAFSRGRA, from the coding sequence ATGGCCCTGTCCTCCATCATGGCCACCGCACCATTCTGGCTCACTAAGAAGATGTTTCCCTTCAAGGTGAGCAAATGGATGGGGCTTGCTTGTTTCCGGTCAATGGTGTGCTCCTCACCCAACATTCGCCAGAAGAAACTAATCTACAAACTGCAGGAGGAAAAGGCTTTTCGGGAAGAGATGAACATTTTTCGTGAGAAAATAGAAGACTTCAGAGAAGAGATGTGGAATTTCCGAGGCAAGATCCGTGCTTTCCGGGGTCAGATCTTAGGTTTTTGGGAAGAGGAGCGACCTttctgggaagaagagaaaaccttctggaaagaggaaaaaaaattctgggaaatAGAAAGATCTTTCcgagaagaagaggaaatcttTTGGAAAAAGTACCGTACCTTTTGGAAGGAGGATAAGGCCTTTTGGAAAGAGGACAATGTCTTATGGGAAAGAGACCGGAACCTTCTTCAGGAGGACAAGGCCctgtgggaggaagagaaagcccTGTGGGTAGAGGAAAGAGCTCTTCTTGAGGAGGAGAAGGCCCTGTGGGAGGATAAAAAGTCCCTCTGGGAGGAAGAGAATGCcctctgggaggaggagaaagcattCTGGGTAGAAGGTGGTGGCCATATTGCCGAGGAGCAGATACCTGAAGACGGGCACTATAACGCCGATGGAGGGCCACAACCACCAGCCTTCTCCCGAGGCAGAGCTTGA